From a single Flavobacteriales bacterium genomic region:
- a CDS encoding glycosyltransferase yields MKVVHLNTSDFGGAAMAAIQLHQALLDQGVESDLLTLNKTRNDIQRHHRVAPFSLFAIPLAARVTYKARRLIEVVGLVRDQHNAPDNKNLFGRPEEREIFTLPYSFFPIWKHPLVKAADVVHLHWVSYGMIDHREFFRNCDKPIIWTMHDMNPFTGGCHHSDECFGYQSDCPVCPQLKDHALAQHYWTYKKRGMYQVEKQNMRLVAPSKWLADKAKLSVMLGSRQIEVIPNGFDTTVFRVQDKLEARKALDLHADKKIILFNSLDVDNERKGAGLLNAALDQLGHNDAVLVRIGGKNGGSTRSNHTIDTGYIEDPMVLAQYYAATDVFVLPSSAENLPNTISEALLCGCPVVAFNVGGIPEQINPENGMLVTEREPAILSAAIREALQRSWNSSAISAAAVARYDRREIARTYSELYKF; encoded by the coding sequence ATGAAGGTGGTTCACCTTAATACCAGTGATTTCGGCGGAGCCGCTATGGCCGCTATCCAATTGCATCAAGCGCTATTGGATCAAGGTGTTGAGAGTGATCTGCTCACGTTGAACAAGACCCGGAACGATATCCAACGACATCACCGTGTTGCGCCTTTCTCGCTATTTGCTATTCCACTTGCGGCACGTGTCACTTACAAAGCTCGACGGTTGATCGAAGTGGTCGGTCTTGTACGGGACCAGCACAACGCTCCGGACAATAAGAACCTGTTCGGTAGGCCGGAAGAACGGGAGATCTTTACGTTGCCCTACTCGTTCTTTCCAATATGGAAACATCCATTGGTAAAAGCAGCTGATGTGGTCCACCTGCACTGGGTGAGCTACGGAATGATCGATCATCGTGAGTTCTTTCGCAATTGTGATAAACCGATCATATGGACCATGCACGACATGAACCCATTCACGGGTGGCTGCCATCATTCGGATGAATGCTTCGGTTATCAGTCCGATTGCCCCGTGTGTCCGCAGCTTAAGGACCATGCGCTTGCGCAACATTATTGGACCTATAAGAAGCGTGGTATGTATCAGGTCGAGAAGCAGAATATGAGGCTGGTAGCGCCTTCCAAGTGGCTTGCGGATAAAGCCAAGTTGAGTGTGATGCTTGGGAGCCGGCAGATCGAAGTGATCCCGAATGGATTCGATACCACGGTTTTTCGTGTCCAGGATAAGCTAGAAGCTCGCAAAGCCTTGGACTTACATGCGGATAAAAAGATCATCCTATTCAATTCACTTGATGTGGATAATGAGCGGAAAGGGGCAGGATTGCTCAACGCGGCACTCGATCAACTCGGCCATAATGATGCGGTTCTTGTTCGCATTGGAGGAAAGAATGGTGGATCCACGCGATCGAACCATACGATCGACACGGGATACATCGAAGACCCAATGGTGCTGGCCCAGTACTACGCAGCTACGGATGTGTTCGTACTTCCTTCTTCCGCGGAAAATCTACCGAATACGATCAGTGAGGCACTGTTATGCGGCTGCCCGGTGGTCGCGTTCAACGTTGGTGGTATCCCTGAACAGATCAACCCGGAAAATGGCATGCTTGTTACGGAACGCGAGCCTGCTATATTGAGTGCAGCCATTCGCGAGGCGCTTCAACGTTCTTGGAATTCAAGCGCTATTTCAGCTGCGGCTGTAGCGCGCTATGATCGCCGCGAAATTGCACGAACCTATTCTGAGCTGTACAAGTTCTGA
- a CDS encoding FkbM family methyltransferase: protein MRSLISRIIKGKPTEEAALINQANAFPRYTPTTVNFRHYTLQVTDMLSVAWQIHEFFADERMKFFATNDQPLIVDCGANVGVSLIYYKALYPQARVIAFEPDPAVFKCLEQNVQQNDLQRIDLHQKAVWVNADGVSFGSDGADGGSIHNAKGRAKVPTIRLRDLLLQHERIDLLKVDIEGAETKVLLDCDDALQRIRYLYVEYHSFSDQDQELHTLLAVLAKNGFRYYVERVGPKHQHPFAGMKPAEMDMQLDIHAIRQ, encoded by the coding sequence ATGAGGAGCCTGATCAGTCGCATAATCAAAGGTAAGCCTACGGAAGAGGCTGCGTTGATCAATCAGGCGAACGCTTTTCCGCGGTACACGCCCACAACGGTGAATTTTCGGCACTACACGCTACAGGTTACGGATATGCTGTCGGTAGCTTGGCAGATCCATGAATTCTTCGCCGATGAACGAATGAAGTTCTTCGCCACCAATGACCAACCCTTGATCGTGGATTGTGGTGCGAATGTGGGCGTTTCATTGATCTATTACAAAGCGCTGTATCCGCAAGCACGCGTTATCGCTTTCGAGCCTGATCCAGCAGTTTTCAAGTGCCTTGAACAGAACGTGCAGCAGAATGATCTACAAAGGATCGACCTTCACCAAAAAGCAGTCTGGGTGAATGCCGATGGTGTTTCGTTCGGTAGCGATGGTGCGGATGGCGGTTCGATCCACAACGCGAAGGGACGTGCTAAGGTCCCTACTATACGTTTGCGGGATCTACTGCTCCAACACGAGCGCATCGATCTATTGAAAGTGGATATAGAGGGTGCCGAGACCAAGGTGCTACTCGATTGCGATGATGCCTTGCAGCGCATTCGATATCTCTACGTTGAATACCACTCGTTCAGCGATCAGGATCAGGAATTACACACGCTGCTTGCCGTTCTGGCGAAGAATGGTTTCCGCTATTATGTGGAGCGGGTGGGGCCCAAGCATCAACATCCGTTCGCAGGCATGAAGCCCGCAGAAATGGATATGCAACTGGATATCCATGCCATTCGCCAATAA
- a CDS encoding ABC transporter permease has translation MERVYVQIEPGSDSQYYWRDIWQYRGLLLFLAWRDVMVRYKQTTIGILWVLLRPLITLGAMYAIGWLFGSNVPEGVPRILMVAAATLPWQFFASAFGESANSLIANSNLLTKVYFPRLILPLSTILVSLIDLFVAFVILLVLMALYAYMPGWEIVFLPVFLLLALVGALGAGLFIAALNVKYRDFRYVVPVIIQFGLYITPVAFSSSDIYGNPNIPAAIKTLYACNPMVAVIDGFRYSLFGGSMVINWPGFIISTAVSLIMVVLGVWYFRRTEKGFADVI, from the coding sequence ATGGAGCGCGTTTACGTACAGATCGAACCCGGTTCGGATAGCCAGTATTATTGGCGTGATATCTGGCAATACCGAGGATTGCTTCTCTTCCTTGCATGGCGGGACGTGATGGTGCGTTACAAACAGACGACCATCGGCATTCTCTGGGTGTTGCTTCGGCCGCTGATCACGTTGGGGGCTATGTATGCCATTGGTTGGTTGTTCGGCAGTAATGTGCCGGAAGGCGTACCCCGTATCCTTATGGTCGCTGCTGCTACGTTGCCTTGGCAGTTCTTTGCTTCGGCCTTTGGTGAATCAGCGAACTCGTTGATCGCCAATTCCAACCTGCTTACTAAAGTGTATTTCCCGCGGCTTATCTTACCGCTTAGTACCATATTGGTGAGCCTCATCGACCTGTTCGTTGCATTCGTGATCCTGCTTGTGCTCATGGCGTTGTATGCCTACATGCCCGGTTGGGAGATCGTATTCCTACCCGTTTTCCTGCTGCTCGCGTTGGTCGGTGCACTTGGCGCTGGACTATTCATTGCAGCGCTCAATGTTAAATACCGCGACTTCCGCTACGTGGTTCCTGTGATCATCCAATTCGGCTTATACATAACGCCAGTGGCTTTCTCCAGTTCCGATATCTATGGCAATCCGAACATTCCAGCGGCCATTAAAACCCTTTACGCTTGCAACCCAATGGTCGCGGTGATCGATGGGTTCCGGTATTCACTATTCGGTGGCAGCATGGTCATCAATTGGCCAGGCTTTATTATCAGCACTGCGGTCAGCTTGATCATGGTGGTATTGGGTGTATGGTATTTCCGCCGCACGGAAAAAGGGTTTGCGGACGTGATCTGA
- a CDS encoding glycosyltransferase, which translates to MELAPIVVFAYKRPAELQRMLRSLATNAEAAESHLILFCDGPKANASYMDRVGIEKVHAIANNVMGFRKLEVIEAPENKGLARSVIDGVTHATNTYGRVIVVEDDAVLSPHFLHFMNGALNAYATNENVFSVGSWNYYADPEGVDETYFSRYPDSLAWATWKRSWDLFEQDGAALLTKLKEKDLLKTLDGDGNVKYFSEMLKAQVKGAIDSWAIRWTASCVLHGKLNVFPRMSMALNRGFGDSATHEKGDVTYYDGLALATKPVAIFSQEVIGSEQAFNDWVYFVGQHFEGGSDTSLKTRIWRAMPTSLKEWNARRKAQVTPSPKQLEFEPVGREFVFDLGLLVDRYYIEAFLRSQHARISGRVMEVEEPLYTKKLGKSVSRSTVLKSTGQAVDGIWIGDLTKPETLPEGEVDVFICTRTLNFSYEHHAAVQGIYHALEKGGVALITVAGLVPISRNDVDRSSDIWRYTAQSVLRMFEDVFGKGNVEVVSYGNSYAAACLAKGFAVEEYDVDLLNKEDADHPVVIGIVAHKPK; encoded by the coding sequence ATGGAATTGGCGCCGATCGTTGTTTTCGCATACAAGCGTCCGGCTGAGCTTCAGCGGATGCTACGGTCGCTTGCCACCAATGCTGAAGCCGCAGAAAGTCACTTGATCCTGTTCTGCGATGGCCCCAAAGCGAATGCTTCGTACATGGATCGCGTAGGGATAGAAAAGGTGCACGCAATTGCGAACAACGTTATGGGCTTCAGAAAGTTGGAAGTGATCGAAGCGCCGGAGAATAAAGGCCTGGCCCGTTCCGTGATCGATGGGGTTACGCACGCTACCAATACATACGGACGTGTGATCGTAGTAGAAGATGATGCTGTGCTTTCGCCGCATTTTCTGCATTTCATGAACGGCGCTTTGAATGCCTATGCTACCAACGAGAACGTCTTTTCAGTTGGTTCATGGAATTATTACGCAGATCCCGAAGGTGTGGATGAGACCTATTTCAGCCGGTATCCGGATAGCTTGGCGTGGGCCACATGGAAACGCAGCTGGGATCTGTTCGAACAGGATGGTGCCGCGCTCTTGACCAAGTTGAAGGAAAAGGATCTGCTAAAGACCCTGGACGGCGATGGTAACGTGAAGTATTTCAGTGAAATGCTGAAGGCTCAAGTGAAAGGAGCAATTGATAGTTGGGCCATCCGCTGGACAGCGAGCTGTGTGCTACATGGAAAACTGAATGTGTTCCCGCGCATGTCCATGGCTCTGAACAGGGGTTTCGGTGATTCCGCTACCCATGAAAAAGGTGATGTTACGTATTATGATGGACTGGCCCTTGCAACAAAGCCGGTGGCCATTTTTTCGCAAGAGGTAATTGGATCGGAACAAGCCTTCAATGATTGGGTCTATTTTGTTGGCCAACACTTTGAAGGAGGAAGTGATACCTCTTTGAAAACGCGCATCTGGCGGGCAATGCCGACGAGCTTAAAGGAATGGAACGCTCGTCGAAAAGCGCAGGTAACGCCGAGCCCGAAGCAACTGGAGTTTGAACCAGTAGGTCGTGAGTTCGTTTTTGATCTCGGCCTTCTGGTGGATCGCTATTATATCGAAGCGTTCCTTCGATCCCAACATGCACGGATCTCAGGCCGTGTGATGGAGGTCGAAGAGCCGTTGTACACGAAGAAACTCGGTAAGAGCGTATCACGATCAACCGTTCTGAAGAGTACAGGACAAGCTGTTGATGGTATTTGGATCGGTGATCTCACAAAACCGGAAACGCTTCCCGAAGGTGAAGTGGACGTATTCATCTGCACACGAACGCTGAACTTCAGCTACGAGCATCACGCAGCGGTTCAAGGCATATATCATGCGCTGGAAAAGGGTGGTGTTGCGCTCATTACAGTGGCTGGCTTAGTTCCAATAAGTCGCAATGATGTTGATCGTTCGAGTGATATTTGGCGTTATACCGCACAAAGTGTTTTGCGCATGTTCGAGGATGTGTTCGGAAAGGGGAATGTGGAAGTAGTTAGTTACGGAAATTCGTATGCCGCAGCATGCTTGGCCAAAGGATTTGCTGTTGAAGAGTATGATGTTGATCTTCTGAACAAAGAGGATGCGGATCATCCGGTAGTGATCGGAATTGTAGCGCATAAACCGAAATGA
- a CDS encoding glycosyltransferase has protein sequence MLSGASSVHTIRWANAMAAKGVVVHLVTQHDPVDPLLPEVTVHRFPHVKGLGYILNGPRLKRLVLELQPDVVNAHYASGYGTLARWVGKTPLVLNVWGSDVYQFPEEGPVQLRLLRDNLKRADRVVSTSKAMAARVREVCPAIAEIDVVPFGVDTAVFRPKPEQATERKALVVGTVKSLADTYGIDLLIEAFSLLSKDMEPLPILRLVGSGPQEEELRALVQKKGLTDRVTFVPRVAHDKVPDELAKLDVYVALSRQESFGVAVIEASASELPVVVSNVGGLPEVVVDASTGYLVPANDPASAALRIAELLASEDLRGRMGKAGRLFVEQDYGWNASVDRMLGVLHAAVRRKT, from the coding sequence ATGCTTTCCGGGGCCAGTTCAGTGCATACCATCCGGTGGGCAAATGCTATGGCAGCCAAAGGCGTTGTGGTGCATCTGGTTACGCAGCATGATCCCGTGGATCCGCTTTTGCCGGAGGTCACAGTGCATCGGTTCCCGCACGTTAAAGGCCTTGGTTATATCCTGAACGGTCCACGGCTAAAACGATTAGTGCTCGAATTGCAGCCGGATGTGGTCAATGCACATTACGCTTCCGGATACGGCACGTTGGCCCGTTGGGTAGGTAAAACACCGTTGGTCCTGAATGTCTGGGGGAGCGATGTGTATCAATTTCCGGAGGAAGGACCGGTGCAACTGCGCTTGCTGCGCGATAATTTGAAACGGGCCGATAGGGTGGTTTCAACCAGTAAGGCAATGGCAGCAAGGGTTAGAGAAGTTTGTCCTGCCATTGCAGAGATCGACGTTGTTCCATTCGGCGTGGATACAGCTGTTTTCAGACCGAAACCGGAGCAGGCCACAGAGCGAAAAGCACTGGTCGTTGGAACGGTGAAGTCGCTTGCCGATACATACGGAATAGATCTTTTGATAGAAGCATTTTCATTGCTCAGCAAGGACATGGAACCATTGCCCATTCTACGGTTGGTGGGTTCTGGACCGCAGGAAGAGGAGCTTCGCGCGCTGGTGCAAAAAAAGGGTTTAACGGATCGGGTCACCTTCGTTCCGCGTGTAGCACATGACAAAGTCCCGGATGAACTAGCAAAGTTGGATGTGTACGTGGCGTTGAGTCGACAGGAGAGTTTCGGTGTAGCCGTTATTGAGGCTTCGGCTAGTGAACTTCCTGTGGTTGTAAGTAACGTTGGCGGGCTACCCGAAGTTGTAGTTGATGCTTCCACCGGATATCTGGTCCCTGCAAATGACCCCGCCAGTGCCGCTCTACGAATTGCCGAACTGTTGGCTTCAGAGGATCTTCGTGGCCGCATGGGGAAGGCCGGTCGTTTATTTGTAGAGCAGGATTATGGTTGGAACGCATCCGTGGATCGAATGCTCGGTGTGCTGCACGCAGCAGTTCGCCGTAAAACCTGA
- a CDS encoding SPFH/Band 7/PHB domain protein, whose protein sequence is MDASLVIPILIALLVVFVIAKGVRIVQQSETMVIERLGRYHKTLSAGFNILIPILDKPRPITYRLSRDLPDGNRYVQLIKKERIDMRETVYDFAKQNVITKDNVGTEINALLYFQVMDPIKAMYEIENLPLAIEKLTQTTLRNVIGELDLDECLTSRDTINAKLRNILDDASNKWGVKVNRVELQDINPPRDIREAMEKQMRAERDKRAQIIDAEGTKRAVILQAEGVQQKQINEAEGQKQAQILEAEGDAQARIRRAQGEAEAIKLVTQAIGGTKADPANYLIAMRYLETLAEMTSGQNNKVVYIPYEATGVLSSVGGIKDMLDAGKVLKG, encoded by the coding sequence ATGGACGCTTCCCTCGTTATTCCTATTCTCATAGCCCTCTTGGTGGTCTTTGTAATTGCCAAAGGCGTACGGATCGTACAACAAAGCGAGACCATGGTGATCGAACGCCTTGGTCGTTACCACAAGACGCTAAGCGCCGGGTTCAACATTCTGATACCGATCCTGGACAAGCCACGGCCCATTACCTACCGCTTAAGCCGCGACCTTCCTGATGGTAACCGATATGTGCAACTGATCAAGAAAGAGCGCATCGACATGCGTGAAACGGTTTATGATTTCGCGAAGCAGAATGTGATCACGAAAGACAACGTTGGTACAGAGATCAATGCCCTGCTCTACTTCCAAGTAATGGATCCGATCAAAGCGATGTACGAGATCGAGAATCTGCCGTTGGCCATTGAAAAGCTCACCCAAACAACGCTCCGTAACGTTATTGGTGAATTGGATCTGGACGAGTGCTTAACAAGTCGTGATACGATCAATGCTAAGCTGCGCAACATTCTGGATGATGCCAGTAACAAATGGGGTGTAAAGGTGAATCGTGTGGAATTGCAGGACATCAACCCACCGCGCGACATCCGCGAAGCGATGGAAAAACAGATGCGTGCTGAGCGTGACAAGCGTGCGCAGATCATTGATGCCGAAGGAACCAAGCGCGCCGTGATCCTACAGGCAGAAGGTGTACAGCAGAAGCAGATCAATGAGGCCGAAGGACAGAAACAAGCACAGATCCTGGAAGCAGAAGGTGATGCACAAGCCCGGATCCGCCGTGCCCAAGGTGAAGCTGAAGCCATTAAGCTGGTAACGCAGGCCATTGGCGGTACCAAAGCCGACCCCGCGAACTACCTCATAGCCATGCGCTACTTGGAAACCTTAGCTGAAATGACCAGTGGCCAGAACAATAAGGTGGTCTACATCCCATACGAGGCCACCGGCGTATTAAGCAGCGTAGGCGGCATTAAGGATATGCTGGATGCTGGGAAGGTGTTGAAGGGGTAA
- a CDS encoding glycosyltransferase family 2 protein produces the protein MKPVVSIIMPCRNEGPFIELAIHDALAQERGEFELEVLVAVGPSTDDTHAKVLALSKSHAEVHLIENPAGVVPHGLNAAIRGSKGKYIVRLDAHSRYPNNYVTTLIDALERLNAENVGGVWDTLPANDSNKAWAIAQVLSSSLGVGNAHFRTGTDAEREVDTVPYGCFRRELFDRIGFFDEELFRNQDDEHNGRIIKHGGTIFLLPQIHIKYYTRDTIAKLWRMYREYGLFKPLVNLKLGAPATFRQFVPPLFVAALVLLPFLAFVNVQLIWFWVGLIVVYFSVLKLTSIRIAWRGDRLGAYVWMVIAFFTVHVAYGVGYWQGIFKFLLFRRKLDPSTIRTNR, from the coding sequence ATGAAACCGGTGGTAAGCATCATTATGCCATGCCGGAACGAAGGGCCGTTCATTGAACTTGCAATTCATGATGCATTGGCGCAAGAGCGTGGTGAGTTCGAGCTCGAAGTGCTTGTAGCCGTAGGACCAAGTACCGACGATACGCATGCAAAAGTGCTCGCCTTAAGTAAGTCACATGCCGAAGTTCATCTGATCGAGAACCCAGCAGGAGTGGTGCCCCATGGCCTGAATGCTGCTATTCGAGGATCCAAGGGGAAGTATATCGTTCGGTTGGATGCACATTCGCGGTATCCGAATAATTATGTCACAACACTGATCGATGCTCTGGAACGGTTGAATGCCGAAAACGTTGGTGGTGTCTGGGACACGTTGCCCGCAAACGATTCGAATAAGGCGTGGGCCATCGCACAAGTGCTAAGCAGCAGTCTAGGCGTGGGGAATGCTCATTTCCGGACGGGAACAGATGCAGAGCGCGAGGTGGATACCGTGCCTTACGGATGTTTCAGGCGTGAATTGTTCGATCGGATCGGCTTTTTCGATGAGGAGTTGTTCCGGAATCAAGATGATGAACACAATGGCCGGATCATCAAGCATGGCGGTACCATCTTTCTTCTTCCGCAAATACATATCAAGTACTACACGAGGGATACGATCGCGAAATTGTGGCGCATGTACCGCGAATATGGCTTGTTCAAACCTTTGGTGAACCTGAAGCTCGGGGCCCCTGCAACATTCCGACAATTCGTGCCACCATTATTTGTTGCAGCGCTGGTCCTACTGCCGTTCTTGGCATTCGTGAATGTCCAGCTCATTTGGTTCTGGGTAGGTCTTATTGTTGTTTATTTCAGTGTGTTGAAGTTGACTTCCATTCGGATCGCATGGAGGGGAGATCGACTTGGAGCATATGTGTGGATGGTGATCGCGTTTTTTACCGTGCACGTTGCCTATGGAGTTGGCTATTGGCAAGGCATTTTTAAGTTCTTGCTGTTCCGTAGGAAATTGGATCCATCAACCATACGCACGAACCGTTGA
- a CDS encoding NfeD family protein, translating to MEHMDFFQWHWWAGIAILMVIAEIFVPGFFLVCLGIGCVGASAVAALGFGPATQLITFSALSLVAFFTIRPILMKRMWKDNGVRTNVDALIGQRGRVTEDFQPGLRLGRVNVGGDDWRAECTTDKALHLGDLVSVVRVESNTLIVEPLTSN from the coding sequence ATGGAACACATGGATTTTTTTCAATGGCACTGGTGGGCAGGAATAGCCATCTTAATGGTTATCGCGGAGATCTTCGTTCCCGGCTTCTTTTTGGTATGCTTGGGCATTGGTTGTGTTGGCGCTAGTGCCGTAGCGGCCTTGGGCTTTGGACCGGCCACACAATTGATCACCTTCTCTGCTCTATCATTGGTGGCCTTTTTCACTATTCGCCCGATCCTAATGAAGCGCATGTGGAAAGATAATGGCGTGCGCACGAACGTGGATGCGCTGATCGGCCAGCGCGGTCGCGTAACGGAAGATTTCCAACCGGGACTTCGTCTTGGTCGCGTGAATGTTGGTGGCGATGATTGGCGCGCAGAGTGTACAACTGACAAAGCATTGCACTTGGGTGATCTTGTATCCGTTGTGCGTGTAGAAAGCAACACCCTAATTGTAGAACCCCTTACCTCAAATTGA
- a CDS encoding ABC transporter ATP-binding protein — protein sequence MIEVTDLGKKFTLHHKQQERYTALRDVLSNKARGLFKSGSSPATKSEFWALKDLSFNVNEGDRLGIIGRNGAGKSTLLKILSRIVSPTTGNIKIGGRLSSLLEVGTGFHPELSGRENIYLNGAILGMSRAEINAKFDEIVAFAEVEKFLDTPVKRYSSGMYVRLAFAVAAHLEPEILVVDEVLAVGDAEFQRKCLGKMKEVSEGGRTILFVSHNMAAIQNLCTTAIYLKQGQLVQQGPTDQVISRYLSDAAATARVDLGARKDRQGNGAIRFKEFMLTNDRNEPIAAAQSGSSVVLQFSYEAPVPIRDLHVAVGIDDQYGQRITHMSNDVAGMELSTTNRNGYVSIRIPKCPLRKGNYAFTLFSRANGEIADYLLNAGTFHVEGGDFFGTGRASDDDQGAFFVEHTFEVV from the coding sequence ATCATAGAGGTCACGGACCTGGGCAAGAAATTCACCTTGCACCACAAGCAACAAGAACGCTATACCGCACTGCGCGATGTGCTTTCCAATAAAGCGCGCGGCCTGTTCAAGAGTGGATCAAGCCCAGCTACCAAAAGCGAATTCTGGGCGCTGAAGGACCTTTCGTTCAATGTGAACGAAGGTGATAGATTAGGTATTATTGGTCGGAACGGTGCTGGTAAAAGCACCCTGCTCAAGATCCTCAGCCGTATTGTTTCCCCAACTACCGGGAACATCAAGATCGGTGGTCGGTTATCTTCCTTGTTGGAAGTGGGAACCGGTTTTCATCCGGAATTGAGCGGTCGGGAGAACATCTACCTCAACGGTGCCATTCTCGGCATGTCCCGCGCAGAGATCAATGCCAAGTTCGATGAGATCGTGGCATTCGCTGAAGTGGAGAAATTCCTGGATACGCCTGTCAAACGATACAGCAGCGGTATGTATGTGCGACTGGCTTTTGCCGTGGCAGCGCACCTGGAACCGGAGATCCTGGTGGTGGATGAAGTACTGGCCGTTGGCGATGCCGAATTCCAACGCAAATGCTTGGGCAAGATGAAAGAGGTTTCTGAAGGTGGCCGCACCATTCTCTTCGTGTCCCATAACATGGCTGCGATCCAGAATTTGTGTACCACGGCGATCTACCTCAAGCAAGGTCAACTGGTTCAACAGGGGCCGACTGACCAAGTGATCTCTCGGTATTTGAGCGATGCAGCCGCAACCGCTCGAGTGGATCTTGGTGCAAGAAAAGACCGGCAAGGCAACGGTGCGATCCGCTTCAAGGAATTCATGTTGACCAATGACCGCAATGAACCGATCGCTGCCGCGCAATCCGGCTCTTCGGTCGTGCTTCAGTTCAGTTACGAAGCTCCTGTTCCGATCCGAGACCTGCATGTAGCCGTGGGTATCGACGATCAGTATGGTCAACGGATCACACACATGAGCAATGACGTTGCGGGCATGGAACTAAGCACAACGAATCGGAACGGGTATGTGTCCATTCGCATTCCCAAATGCCCGTTGCGCAAGGGGAATTACGCGTTCACATTGTTCAGTAGAGCAAATGGTGAGATCGCGGATTACCTCCTCAACGCTGGTACCTTCCATGTGGAAGGCGGTGATTTCTTCGGGACCGGTAGGGCTTCGGATGACGACCAAGGTGCCTTCTTCGTTGAACATACCTTTGAGGTTGTTTGA
- a CDS encoding polysaccharide deacetylase family protein, protein MPFANKLKDRLRPVVRRVRTGANTTLYGNCSVLLYHRVIKLESDPQQLSVDPDKFNDHLVFLKKNYNVLSVQQFDRHLIDQTKFPENAVLLTFDDGYADNHHYALPLLEEHGLQALFYIASGYIGSQREFWWDELERLLLLNPEMPGTLTSSIERIGPFWDTLPSPTELRVIYERSLEELRGLPSIQRDALLGKLRVALHDSGQRESHLPMTEDELRAFATSPSVVIGAHTVGHPSLARLAEDEQRMEITQSKQQLEKLLGNVVPYFSYPFGTGADFNPVTTRLAKDAGFDHVAANFPGGVHARSPRFSFPRFLVRNWDTREFARNMSEFRKQ, encoded by the coding sequence ATGCCATTCGCCAATAAACTGAAGGATCGGTTGAGACCGGTGGTGCGTCGCGTAAGGACTGGCGCGAATACAACCTTATATGGCAATTGTTCCGTGTTGCTCTACCATCGCGTTATCAAACTGGAGAGCGATCCACAACAGCTCTCCGTTGATCCCGACAAGTTCAATGATCACTTGGTATTTCTCAAAAAGAATTACAACGTTCTTTCTGTCCAGCAATTCGATCGCCACTTGATCGATCAGACCAAGTTCCCGGAAAATGCTGTTCTGCTCACCTTCGATGATGGCTATGCGGATAACCACCATTACGCCCTACCATTGTTGGAAGAACATGGTCTTCAAGCATTGTTCTACATCGCCAGTGGTTACATCGGCAGCCAGCGTGAATTCTGGTGGGACGAATTGGAACGGCTCCTGCTGTTGAACCCTGAAATGCCGGGAACACTAACCTCGAGCATTGAACGGATCGGACCATTTTGGGATACGTTACCTAGCCCAACGGAACTGCGTGTGATCTACGAACGATCCTTGGAAGAACTGCGCGGTTTGCCCAGCATACAGCGCGATGCATTGCTCGGAAAATTGCGGGTCGCCTTACACGATAGCGGACAACGTGAAAGTCATTTGCCTATGACGGAAGATGAATTGCGTGCATTCGCAACATCACCCAGCGTAGTGATCGGTGCGCATACCGTTGGACACCCTTCATTGGCACGGCTAGCAGAAGATGAGCAACGCATGGAGATCACGCAGTCGAAACAACAATTGGAGAAACTCTTGGGTAATGTGGTTCCGTATTTCTCATATCCCTTCGGAACGGGTGCGGATTTCAATCCGGTGACAACACGACTCGCCAAGGACGCGGGTTTCGATCACGTGGCAGCGAACTTCCCGGGTGGAGTGCATGCACGTTCACCGAGGTTTTCATTTCCACGTTTCCTTGTCCGGAATTGGGATACGAGGGAATTTGCTCGGAATATGTCCGAATTTCGCAAGCAATGA